The Dioscorea cayenensis subsp. rotundata cultivar TDr96_F1 chromosome 7, TDr96_F1_v2_PseudoChromosome.rev07_lg8_w22 25.fasta, whole genome shotgun sequence genome includes a region encoding these proteins:
- the LOC120264293 gene encoding receptor-like cytosolic serine/threonine-protein kinase RBK2 — protein MEELVKVASLPREKFFPIYRKKSVALSASAQDLRSLESNKETREAIEDLSPRGVLGDSFQLSDSCSSKASTSSCEQQSVQSVSSPWRGLFRIWKPKSMRRFSTFSHVGVPRIPRGRSNRESQVSGADPNIDATFCLFKPSWKSFKLSELQSATNNFSANNIIGKGGYAEVYKGCLENGQLVAVKKLTRGTVDERTGYFLSELGIIVHVNHPNTAKLVGFSIEGGVHLVFQLSARGSLASVLHGSKKKLDWSVRYKVAVGTAEGLEYLHVRCQRRIIHRDIKAANILLTEDFEPQISDFGLAKWLPDKMTHHTVSSFEGTFGYLAPEYLMHGIVDEKTDVYAFGVLLLELITGRKAVDSSQKSLVMWAKPLLETNNMKELVDPSLDNAYNISQLTRTIRTAALCIEQSSIMRPRMCQVIKVLRGDDGRSQSLNARKKPLLHRTFSEEHFEIEEYDATRYLNDMKQHKQLALNF, from the exons ATGGAGGAGCTTGTTAAGGTTGCTTCTTTGCCAAG GGAGAAGTTCTTCCCCATTTACAGGAAAAAATCTGTGGCTCTTTCTGCTTCTGCTCAAG aCTTGAGGTCCTTGGAGAGCAACAAGGAGACAAGAGAAGCCATCGAAGACTTATCTCCCAGAGGAGTCCTTGGAGATAGCTTTCAACTTTCTGACTCATGCTCATCGAAGGCCAGCACATCTTCTTGTGAACAGCAATCAGTTCAAAGTGTTTCTTCACCTTGGCGGGGATTGTTTCGCATTTGGAAACCTAAATCAATGAGAAGGTTTTCTACTTTCTCTCATGTCGGAGTTCCAAGAATACCAAGAGGAAGGAGTAACAGAGAAAGTCAGGTGTCTGGTGCTGATCCTAATATTGATGCCACTTTTTGTCTTTTCAAGCCTTCTTGGAAGAGCTTCAAGCTTTCAGAACTTCAATCTGCAACCAATAACTTCAGTGCca ACAATATCATAGGCAAAGGTGGCTATGCTGAAGTTTATAAGGGGTGTTTAGAGAATGGGCAGCTCGTAGCTGTTAAGAAGCTAACTCGAGGAACTGTCGATGAAAGAACCGGCTACTTCTTGTCTGAATTGGGCATCATAGTTCAtgtaaatcatccaaatacagcTAAGTTGGTTGGATTTTCAATTGAAGGAGGTGTGCATCTTGTTTTTCAGTTGTCTGCCCGTGGGAGCTTAGCTTCTGTTCTTCATG gttcaaagaaaaaattggattgGAGCGTTAGATACAAGGTGGCTGTTGGAACAGCTGAGGGTCTCGAGTATTTGCATGTCAGGTGCCAAAGGCGCATCATCCATCGAGACATCAAAGCTGCAAATATATTACTAACGGAAGATTTTGAACCTCAG ATATCTGACTTTGGACTTGCCAAGTGGTTGCCTGATAAGATGACTCATCACACAGTTTCAAGTTTTGAAGGAACTTTCGG ATACCTTGCTCCTGAATATCTCATGCACGGCATAGTCGACGAGAAGACAGATGTTTATGCTTTCGGAGTATTATTGCTTGAGCTCATAACCGGGCGAAAAGCAGTGGATTCATCACAGAAGAGTCTGGTGATGTGG GCTAAGCCTTTACTTGAAACAAACAACATGAAAGAGCTCGTCGATCCTTCACTTGACAATGCCTATAATATCAGTCAACTAACTCGAACAATAAGAACAGCTGCCCTGTGCATTGAACAATCATCGATAATGCGGCCACGCATGTGCCAG GTTATAAAGGTATTGAGGGGCGATGATGGGAGATCGCAGTCTCTAAATGCACGAAAAAAACCACTTCTTCACAGGACATTTTCAGAAGAACATTTTGAAATCGAAGAGTATGATGCAACAAGGTATCTGAATGATATGAAGCAACATAAGCAACTTGCTCTGAACTTCTGA